The Pseudoalteromonas rubra nucleotide sequence CTTGCGACCCGCCAGAGTGTCGCGGTTTCTAAATGCTGTTTAAAAGGTACTGCAATATCTGCAACAAACTCCCGATTGAGTTCGAACTGGCCATAATCTGGCACGATAACAGAACAGCGAATTTGCTGCTCTGCCAATGCATAAGGAATGTCACGGATCACATCCGCAACACCCCCAACTTTACAACTCGGCAAGCGGTCATTTTCCGCTGCCACCATAACTACATGCATGATTGTCCTTTTACGCCGTTTCCTGGTTCTGACCTGCCAACAGCTGTTGCTTTTCTAGTGCAACAAGCATATCACGGGTCACCAGCACTATGCCGTTTTTAGAGACTCTGAAGCCATTTCTTTTATCTTGCTCCTGATCATAACCAATCTCCATGCCTTCCGGTATGTGACAGCTGCGATCAATAATGGCATTTTTGATACGACAATGTCGCTCAATCACCACACCTGGCAGAACCACTGCGCCTTCTATTTCACAATACGAATGTACATGAACATTTGAAAACAATAGAGATTTTCGTACTCTGGATCCAGAAATAATACAGCCGCCAGATACCGTTGAATCCACAGCCATACCACGCCTTTCATCGTCATCAAAAATAAACTTCGCCGGTGGTAACTGCTCCTGATACGTCCAAATTGGCCAGCTCGGGTCATACAAATCAAGCTGTGGTTGCGGAGATACCAGCTCCATATTCGCTTCCCAGAACGAATCTAGTGTGCCCACGTCACGCCAGTAAGGTTGACCCGGGTGGCTGGGATCACGAAATGGAAATGCAAATACATTATGCTCTTCGATAATGGCCGGAATGATATCATGACCAAAATCTCTGCCTGAACCTTCGCGCTCCGCGTCTTTCTTTAGCTGCTCAAACAGAAACTCCGTGTTGAACACGTAATTGCCCATTGAAGCTAAACAGACGCCAGGTTTGCCCGGGATCTCACTTGGCGAAGCCGGCTTTTCATCAAAACGTCGGACTCGCTTGTTCTCATCAACTGTCATCACTCCAAAGGTATTGGCAGCATCCTCACACGGTACTTCTAGGCAACATACGGTCATATCGGCACCGGTTTCGACATGCTTTGCCAACAAAGCACCGTAATCCATTCTATAAACATGGTCGCCTGATAAAATCATCACATATTTAGGCAGCTCGTGACGAATAATGTCCATATTCTGGAATACGGCATCCGCCGTACCGCAGTACCACTCGTCACCATAACGCTGAGACGCCGGTAAAATCTCAACTGACTCTCCCAGCTCTTTCTTAAAGTGACCCCAAGCGCGGTTGACATGGCGGATCAAAGAGTGCGATTTATACTGTGTCGCTATGCCAACCCGGCGGATCCCCGAGTTAATGCAATTTGATAACGGAAAGTCTATTATTCTGTGTTTGCCTCCAAAATACACCGCGGGCTTTGCTCTCCAGTCGGTCAGCTCATGCAGCCTACTACCACGACCACCAGCCAGGATCAATGCATAAGTTTCTCTGGTCAGGTTACTAATATAACGGTTTGCATAACTGGGCATTCATTATCTCCATTAAAAAGTCTATCTACGATCTACTGCATTGGGGTTAAGCGCCAAATATCGTCACAATATTGTTGAATAGTGCGATCGCTAGAAAAACTGCCACTAGCGGCCGTGTTAAGTATGCTCATTCTCAGCCACTGCGACTGGTCCTGATAGGTTTCTGCGGCACGTTGTTGTGCATCCAAGTAGCTGTCAAAGTCGTGTGCAACCAACCAGGGATCGTGAGGGCTGCGGATCGCGGCAATGATGTCGTTGAAAATGCCGGGTTCAAATAAGTTGAAATGGCCACTTTCCAACAGCGCCATAGTATTACTTAGTGCCTGACTGGATTGAATGATGGCATTTGGGTCATAGTGCTGGCGCACTTCCTCTGCTTGTTGTGCGGTAGCACCAAACAAGAAAAAGTTATCTGCCCCCACCTGTTCTCTAATTTCAATATTTGCGCCATCCAGGGTGCCAATGGTGAGTGCACCATTCATCATAAACTTCATGTTCCCGGTGCCAGATGCTTCTTTGCCCGCCGTTGAAATTTGCTGTGACAAGTCCGTCGCGGCGCAAATCGTTTCCATGGCCGTTACATTATAATTTGGGAAAAATGCGACTCGAAGAAGTGATTTGGCCTTCGCATCTTTATTAACGACATTCGCAACATTATTAATTAGCTTAATTACCAACTTAGCCATTGCATAGCCAGGTGCAGCCTTACCACCAAACAACACGCAGCGGGGCACCATGCCTTGAGTATCGCCACGACGAATGCGGTCATATAAGGAAATCACATGCAGAATATTCAGCAGTTGGCGTTTGTACTCATGAATGCGCTTAACCTGCACATCGAACATCATGCTGGCGTCAAATTCCACATCGCAACGTTCCTGCACCAACTTAGCAAGTTTTGCCTTATTACTTTGTTTAACCGATTGCCACTGACTCTGGAACGCTTTGTTATCGTAGTAACGACGCAATGACTTGATTTCAGCGTAGTCCGCCTGCCATTGTTCACCAATCTTGCTGGTAATTAATTCAGCCAACGCTGGGTTACAGTAAGCAAGCCAACGTCTGGGCGTTACACCGTTCGTTTTGTTATTAAATTTTGCAGGCCAGAGCTGATAAAAATCGTGAAATAAACCAGATTTAAGTAGCTCTGTGTGCAATGCAGCAACACCATTTACTGAAAAGCTTCCTACTATTGCCAGATAAGCCATGCGGATCTGCGGGTGATCACCTTCTTCTATAAGTGACAACGCACGCTGCTTTTCCATATCTCCAGGCCACATCAGTGCCACTTCCGATAAAAAGCGCGCATTTATCTCGTAAATAATCTCCAGCAGGCGGGGTAACAGACGAGCAAACAAGGACACAGACCACTTTTCTAATGCCTCCGGCAACAGAGTGTGGTTAGTATAGGCCATGGTTGAATTGGTGATTGACCATGCCTGCTCCCATTCGAGTTCATACTCATCAATCAGGAGCCTCATCAGCTCTGCGACTGCAATACTCGGATGGGTATCATTAAGCTGGAACACATGTAAGTCGGAAAATTCACTAAAATCAGTGCCGTGTTGCTCAACCCACTGATGCAAGATATCCTGTAAACTGGCACTCGACAGGAAATACTGCTGTCTAAGTCTCAGCTCTTTCCCATTTTCACTGCTGTCGTTCGGGTACAGCACCATAGTGATCTGCTCGGCGAGGTTTTTCTTGGCAACCGCCTCGGAATAACTCCCGGCATTGAATTCCTTTAAGTTAAATTCATCCGTCGCTTCCGATTTCCATAGTCGTAAGGTGTTCACAACTCCATTTCGATATCCCGGAATAGGCACGTCATAAGGTACCGCCAGAACATCCTGAGTATTCACCCACATACGATGAGTACGACCCTGTTTATCCTGGTGTGCCTCAACGTGACCAAAAAACTTGATCACTCTGGCTTGCTCTGGTGCTGGCATTTCCCAAGGGTGGCCTTCACGTAACCAATTGTCTGGCTGCTCCATCTGAAACCCCTGCTCCATTGATTGGTTGAACATACCGTACTCATAACGGATCCCATAACCAATAACGGGGAGAGCCAGCGTCGCGCAACTATCCAAAAAACACGCGGCAAGACGACCCAGGCCACCATTACCCAGCCCGGCATCATGCTCTGCCTGCTCAACATATTCAAATTCGGTGCAATATTCTTTTAGCGCTTCGCGCGTTTGTTTCTCCAGATCCAGACTCAACACCGCGTTACCTAACGCTCTGCCCATCAAAAATTCCAATGACAAGTACGCTGCACGTTTACACTGGTTGTCGGCAAGGTATTGGTTAGTTGCTCTGCATCTTGCTACCAGCCTATCTCTGACTGTCAGCGCTAACGCCTGAAACAAATAATGTTTTGAATCTCCAACTTTGTCACGTCCCAGGGTATAGTAAAAATGCCGCATCAAATCATCAGCCAGCGTGCTTTCATCCAGTTTTGGGGCTTCCTGCCAATGCTTTACGACACACACATTTGACGTTTTCTTAGTCATTCTTGAGATCCTCATTATGAGATTGATATACCCAGGCACTGTGTGCACTCAGGGATTGAGTCTGTTGACTTTTTTCAATGCTTTCCGTAGGGTGTGCAGAGCTAAGTGACAGCTGCCAGGCAACACCTGGAATCGCCGGTAATTTCGCCTCCACATCGTCACTGCCGGCATGTAATATCACCAGTAAATTTTGCTTTCTGAGCGTATCCGTCAACATATAGATCAGCGTTTTATTATTGCTGTCATGCCAATCCCCTTCCGACATTGGACGTGCCTCTTTGTTGAACCAGCTAATGTTGAATCTTTCATCTTGTGTATGGATATAAAACGGGTGATGAAATATCGCGTAATGACATCTGATTTCCTGAAGCTGAGCTATCAAGGCACACAAAGCGCTTTCTTGATCATCATCCCATTCTTTCTTTATGCGTCGATTCTGAGTTAAGCGCTCCGTGATACTTCGCGGCCAACTCAACCAGTTGATGTCATTGTCCTGACAATATGCGTTGTTATTGCCTTGCTGAGAATGGGCGATCTCCGAGCCCGCGGCTAACATCGGTACACCTTTTGACATCATGAGCGTAATTAGAGCACTTTTTTGAATTTGATGTCTCAGTGCCAATATGTGTGCTTGTTCCGTCTGGCCCTCTATTCCGCAATTAAACGAGATATTCTCACTGTGACCATCACGGTTCTCCTCACCATTAGCAAAGTTGTGCTTTTGTTCATAACTCACCCAATCAGCGAGCGTAAACCCGTCATGGCTGGTAATAAAATTAACAGAATTAAGCGGCCCACGTTGGTTATGTTCAAACAGCTCATGAGAGCCATGCACACGTTTAGCTAGTTCGGACAGAGTACCAGCATCTCCGCGCCAGAACCGTCTCACAGTGTCCCGATATTTATCATTCCACTCACGCCACGGAGAAGGAAAACCGCCTAACTGATAGCCGCCCGGGCCAACATCCCAGGGTTCAGCAATTAACTTAACTTTACTCAGCACAGGATCCTGTGCGACCGCCTGCAAGAAGCTATGCTGCGAATTAAAGCCGTGCTCAGTGCGAGCCAATATCGTTGCCAAGTCAAATCTAAATCCATCAACCCCCATATATTCAACCCAGTACCTTAAGCTATCCATAACCAGCTTTAGCGTAAAAGGATCATCGATGTTAAGGGTATTTCCACAACCGGTATCGTTGATATAATGGGCCTGCTCTCCCAACATACGATAATACCCGGTGTTATTTAGTCCTTTGAGTGATAAGGTTGGTCCGTCTAGCCCGCCTTCTGCTGTGTGGTTGTATACAACGTCCAGGATCACCTCAATGCCTGCAAGGTGAAACTCGCGAACCATTTGCTGAAACTCGCTGATCTGTCCTTCTACCAAAAACGCTTTATGAGGCACAAAAAAGCTTAAAGAGTTGTAGCCCCAGTAGTTCTTCAGCCCCTTAGTCGTTAAAAACTGCTCAGAGATAAAGGCGTGACATGGCAGCAGTTCCACCGTCGTGACCCCCAGACTGGCAAGGTGAGCAATAAAGTTACTGTGACTTAAGCCAAGGAACTTGCCACGCAAAGGCTTAGGCACAAACTCACAATGCTTGGTTGCTCCGCGTACATGACATTCATAGATAAGGGTTTTTGACCAGGGTATATTTGGTCTTTGACCATCGTATCGGGCAATGTCTGTGACACTGGATTTTGGCATATCTACCGCATTGTCACTTTCGTTAAGGGTGCCAACGGGCAAATGACAAAAGTGGCGCTCACTCCAGGTAAACTCCCCCTGAAAATCTTTGCAATATGGGTCTAACAATAATTTATGTTGATTAAACAGCTGGCCCTTTTCAGGCACATAAGCACCATCTGCACGATAGCCATATAATGTTCCCGCACGCAGCGGAGAAACAAATACAGACCAAAGCCCCCCCTCATGACGATACATAGTGACCTTAGCAATTTCACTATGGCCACTTTGATCAAACAGGCAAAGTTGCATCTGGGCAGCCGCCGGTGCATACACCGCAAAGTTGACCCCTTGTTCATGCAAAGTACTACCTAATGGTGAGGGTTGGCCCCTGTGCGACGTTAACATGGCGTAGCAGCACTCAAATATTGTAAATAGGTAGTGCTCAATGGGCCTATGGTGATTTCAATACTGTTTTCAAAGCCATGACTGGCAATGGCCTTGCTTTGTATCATTTGCTGTTGATGCGCAACTGGCGTGGTTCCACTCCCATACAGGCTACTGTCATCGGAGTTAAAAACCACCTGATATATGCCACTTTTGGGGACACCAATCCGATAACTATGCAGCACCTGCGGCGTAAAGTGACTGACTACCACGACAAGATCAGCACTGGATTTACCGAACCGTGCGAAACTCAAAATTGACTGGTCACCATTATGACAATCTATCCACTGAAACCCACAAGGCGAATTGTCTAGCTCATACAAAGCTGGGGTGTTTTTATATAAATGATTGAGCGATTTGACGGTCTGATAAATCCCCTGGTGAGCGGATGATTCCAGCAATGACCAGTCCAGTGTCGTGTTATGATCCCATTCAGTGCGGGGTGCCAATTCGCTGCCCATAAACAACAGTTTTTTGCCCGGGTGAGCATACATAAAGCTATAATAGGCCCGCAAGTTAGCAAATTGCTGCCAATCGTCACCTGGCATTTTACTCAGCAATGCCCCTTTGCCATGTACGACTTCATCATGGCTAAGCGGTAAAATGTAATTTTCCGAGTACGCATACGCCATAGAAAAGGTCATTTCATGGTGGTGATACTTCCTGTGGATTGGGTCTCTTTGCATATAGCTCAGACTGTCGTTCATCCATCCCATGTTCCATTTAAAGCCGAATCCTAATCCATTGTGATCAACAGCCTGAGTGACTCCAGGCCAGGCCGTCGACTCCTCAGCCACCATCATGATATGTGGATGCCTGCCATAGCTGCGGGTGTTGACCGATTGAATGCAGTCGATCGCTCCAAGGTTTTCCCTGCCCCCAAACTGATTAGGGACCCACTCGCCATCATTGCGCGAATAATCGAGATACAACATGGAAGCAACAGCATCCACTCTGAGGCCATCCAGCTTAAAGACATCAAGCCAATAATTTGCATTAGAAAGCAAATAACTTTTTACTTCCGGACGTTCATAGTTGTAGATAAAAGTGTTCCAGTCGGGATGATAACCTTGACGACTATCTGCGTGTTCATATAAGTGCGTGCCGTCAAATCGGTGCAAACCGTGCGGATCCGATGGGAAGTGGCCCGGCACCCAATCAATCAACACTCCCAGCTCCAGCGCCGTACATTGAGTGATAAAATAGCGAAAATCGTCAAGGCTGCCGAAGCGGCTAGTTGGCGCAAAAAGCCCTACGGGCTGATAACCCCATGAACCATCAAATGGGTATTCACTAATAGGCATTAGCTGAACATGCGTAAAACCAAGCTCCTTAACGTAAGGCAATAAGTCGTCAGCCAGCTCACGATAAGTCAGATAACGGTTATTCTCTTCTACTCTGCGTTTCCAGGAGCCAAGGTGTACTTCATATATCGCAATCGGGGCATCAATGGCATTGCGCTTTCGGCGTTGTACCTTATCTGCATCACTCAATATCATACACGGCTGAGCAGGCTGAATTACACTTGCGGTACCGGGCGCTTGCTGCATCTTAACAGCATACGGGTCTGCGCGTTCAGTCACCTCACCATCGACTCCTACGATGGCATACTTGTATCCCTGCTCGCCTGTGAGATGAGGTATGAAGAGATCCCACACTCCACTGGCAGGATGAAAACGCATAAAGTGCTGCGAAGGCTGCCAATGGTTAAACTCGCCAATGACAGAAACACTACGCGCATTGGGTGCCCAAACGCAAAATTGCGTACCATTACAGCCCTGATGGGTAATACCCCTTGCACCGAAATGAAGGTAACCATGTTCTAGAGAACCTTCATTAAATAAATACATCGCGGACTCATCCAGCGCACTACTGAAGTCATAAGCGTCTCGGCTTGTAATCACCGTATCAATAAATTCAACTGTCAGGTGATACCCCGACGAAACGTCGCGGCTAAACTCAACGACAAACAGAGCAGATTGCCCGATGCGTTGCATGGCTGTGGTGTGGCGTCCATCATTTACTGATACGGCCAAAGCTCCAGGCATGTACACCCTTATAATTGAGCCTTGCCCGGTACTGTGTAAGCCCAGAAAAGAGAAGGCGTCACGAAAGCACCCGGCATCTAATGCCGAGATTTGTGCTGCGTAGTCGAGGGTTACAATGGGCGATTTACTTGCTGAATTCATGCCTGCTCTCTAATCCTTTTTATCTCAGCCATTAAATGACTGTTCTGTTCTAAAGTCTGTTCAGCTGGTGTCGTCAGACGACGACGCCAATTGGGGTACTCACGATCGGTGCCGGGAATATTCACTGGCAATTGTTGTTGCTCAAGATCGTCAAGTTGGACAGCAAGCAACTTACTAGGACTGGCGGCGAGTTTTTTGAGGACTGCACCATATATGCTGTGAACATCCGAACCCTGCTGCGCAGCGGATATGTCATTTGCCCCCAACCAAGTCAATAACTTAGCCTTGTCGTCTTCTCTAGCCATCGACATTTGTGTGGCTTCTTGTTCGCTGCACAGCTGGTAATCTTTTCTGAGTAAAATATCATTATGCGTCCACCAGGCATTAAACGGCGCCACATCATGATTAGCAACCATTAATAACGTGTCAGCACGATACTGCTCAGAGGGCTTAAAATGACCCTGCTGATCTTTGGCAAAATACATCAAAATATTTCCGTATAGATTCGCGTCACTCATAGCTGATGACACCTCAGGCGGCACGATAC carries:
- the glgC gene encoding glucose-1-phosphate adenylyltransferase encodes the protein MPSYANRYISNLTRETYALILAGGRGSRLHELTDWRAKPAVYFGGKHRIIDFPLSNCINSGIRRVGIATQYKSHSLIRHVNRAWGHFKKELGESVEILPASQRYGDEWYCGTADAVFQNMDIIRHELPKYVMILSGDHVYRMDYGALLAKHVETGADMTVCCLEVPCEDAANTFGVMTVDENKRVRRFDEKPASPSEIPGKPGVCLASMGNYVFNTEFLFEQLKKDAEREGSGRDFGHDIIPAIIEEHNVFAFPFRDPSHPGQPYWRDVGTLDSFWEANMELVSPQPQLDLYDPSWPIWTYQEQLPPAKFIFDDDERRGMAVDSTVSGGCIISGSRVRKSLLFSNVHVHSYCEIEGAVVLPGVVIERHCRIKNAIIDRSCHIPEGMEIGYDQEQDKRNGFRVSKNGIVLVTRDMLVALEKQQLLAGQNQETA
- a CDS encoding glycogen/starch/alpha-glucan phosphorylase, which gives rise to MTKKTSNVCVVKHWQEAPKLDESTLADDLMRHFYYTLGRDKVGDSKHYLFQALALTVRDRLVARCRATNQYLADNQCKRAAYLSLEFLMGRALGNAVLSLDLEKQTREALKEYCTEFEYVEQAEHDAGLGNGGLGRLAACFLDSCATLALPVIGYGIRYEYGMFNQSMEQGFQMEQPDNWLREGHPWEMPAPEQARVIKFFGHVEAHQDKQGRTHRMWVNTQDVLAVPYDVPIPGYRNGVVNTLRLWKSEATDEFNLKEFNAGSYSEAVAKKNLAEQITMVLYPNDSSENGKELRLRQQYFLSSASLQDILHQWVEQHGTDFSEFSDLHVFQLNDTHPSIAVAELMRLLIDEYELEWEQAWSITNSTMAYTNHTLLPEALEKWSVSLFARLLPRLLEIIYEINARFLSEVALMWPGDMEKQRALSLIEEGDHPQIRMAYLAIVGSFSVNGVAALHTELLKSGLFHDFYQLWPAKFNNKTNGVTPRRWLAYCNPALAELITSKIGEQWQADYAEIKSLRRYYDNKAFQSQWQSVKQSNKAKLAKLVQERCDVEFDASMMFDVQVKRIHEYKRQLLNILHVISLYDRIRRGDTQGMVPRCVLFGGKAAPGYAMAKLVIKLINNVANVVNKDAKAKSLLRVAFFPNYNVTAMETICAATDLSQQISTAGKEASGTGNMKFMMNGALTIGTLDGANIEIREQVGADNFFLFGATAQQAEEVRQHYDPNAIIQSSQALSNTMALLESGHFNLFEPGIFNDIIAAIRSPHDPWLVAHDFDSYLDAQQRAAETYQDQSQWLRMSILNTAASGSFSSDRTIQQYCDDIWRLTPMQ
- the glgX gene encoding glycogen debranching protein GlgX, producing MLTSHRGQPSPLGSTLHEQGVNFAVYAPAAAQMQLCLFDQSGHSEIAKVTMYRHEGGLWSVFVSPLRAGTLYGYRADGAYVPEKGQLFNQHKLLLDPYCKDFQGEFTWSERHFCHLPVGTLNESDNAVDMPKSSVTDIARYDGQRPNIPWSKTLIYECHVRGATKHCEFVPKPLRGKFLGLSHSNFIAHLASLGVTTVELLPCHAFISEQFLTTKGLKNYWGYNSLSFFVPHKAFLVEGQISEFQQMVREFHLAGIEVILDVVYNHTAEGGLDGPTLSLKGLNNTGYYRMLGEQAHYINDTGCGNTLNIDDPFTLKLVMDSLRYWVEYMGVDGFRFDLATILARTEHGFNSQHSFLQAVAQDPVLSKVKLIAEPWDVGPGGYQLGGFPSPWREWNDKYRDTVRRFWRGDAGTLSELAKRVHGSHELFEHNQRGPLNSVNFITSHDGFTLADWVSYEQKHNFANGEENRDGHSENISFNCGIEGQTEQAHILALRHQIQKSALITLMMSKGVPMLAAGSEIAHSQQGNNNAYCQDNDINWLSWPRSITERLTQNRRIKKEWDDDQESALCALIAQLQEIRCHYAIFHHPFYIHTQDERFNISWFNKEARPMSEGDWHDSNNKTLIYMLTDTLRKQNLLVILHAGSDDVEAKLPAIPGVAWQLSLSSAHPTESIEKSQQTQSLSAHSAWVYQSHNEDLKND
- the glgB gene encoding 1,4-alpha-glucan branching protein GlgB, with the protein product MNSASKSPIVTLDYAAQISALDAGCFRDAFSFLGLHSTGQGSIIRVYMPGALAVSVNDGRHTTAMQRIGQSALFVVEFSRDVSSGYHLTVEFIDTVITSRDAYDFSSALDESAMYLFNEGSLEHGYLHFGARGITHQGCNGTQFCVWAPNARSVSVIGEFNHWQPSQHFMRFHPASGVWDLFIPHLTGEQGYKYAIVGVDGEVTERADPYAVKMQQAPGTASVIQPAQPCMILSDADKVQRRKRNAIDAPIAIYEVHLGSWKRRVEENNRYLTYRELADDLLPYVKELGFTHVQLMPISEYPFDGSWGYQPVGLFAPTSRFGSLDDFRYFITQCTALELGVLIDWVPGHFPSDPHGLHRFDGTHLYEHADSRQGYHPDWNTFIYNYERPEVKSYLLSNANYWLDVFKLDGLRVDAVASMLYLDYSRNDGEWVPNQFGGRENLGAIDCIQSVNTRSYGRHPHIMMVAEESTAWPGVTQAVDHNGLGFGFKWNMGWMNDSLSYMQRDPIHRKYHHHEMTFSMAYAYSENYILPLSHDEVVHGKGALLSKMPGDDWQQFANLRAYYSFMYAHPGKKLLFMGSELAPRTEWDHNTTLDWSLLESSAHQGIYQTVKSLNHLYKNTPALYELDNSPCGFQWIDCHNGDQSILSFARFGKSSADLVVVVSHFTPQVLHSYRIGVPKSGIYQVVFNSDDSSLYGSGTTPVAHQQQMIQSKAIASHGFENSIEITIGPLSTTYLQYLSAATPC